The following proteins are co-located in the Cupriavidus pauculus genome:
- a CDS encoding YheT family hydrolase — protein sequence MPFGDTFHTPWWLRGGHAQTILPARFTRYRRIGFRRERWNTPDGDFIDLDWTTHPAAPDAPLVVMFHGLEGDSNSHYAQTLMTALRERGWQGVIPHFRGCSGELNQAPRFYHSGDSAEIRWVLHRLRDQLRGQPRSGPDRPMLAVGISLGGNALLRFLGEDGRDAGFLRAAAAISAPLDLAAGGAALSSGFNMLYTRMFLQTLKRKSLAKLDQFPGLFDRDAMLRSRDLYAFDNIVTAPLHGFKDTDDYWARAASKPILGEIRIPTLVLNARNDPFLPGRHLPGPADVSADVLLEQPEHGGHVGFMTPRGGLLGQLPLLPLAGHIDWLPGRILGFFDSVGIQGETSWTR from the coding sequence ATGCCGTTCGGCGATACGTTCCACACGCCCTGGTGGCTGCGCGGCGGCCACGCGCAGACCATCCTGCCGGCCCGCTTTACCCGCTACCGCCGCATCGGCTTCCGGCGCGAACGCTGGAACACGCCCGACGGCGACTTCATCGACCTTGACTGGACCACCCACCCCGCCGCGCCGGACGCACCGCTGGTGGTGATGTTCCACGGCCTGGAGGGCGATTCCAACAGCCACTACGCCCAGACGCTGATGACCGCGCTGCGCGAGCGCGGCTGGCAGGGCGTGATCCCGCACTTCCGCGGCTGCTCCGGCGAGCTGAACCAGGCGCCGCGCTTCTACCATTCGGGCGATTCGGCCGAGATCCGCTGGGTGCTGCACCGGCTGCGGGACCAGTTGCGCGGCCAACCGCGCAGCGGGCCCGACCGGCCGATGCTGGCCGTCGGCATCTCGCTGGGCGGCAACGCGCTGCTGCGCTTTCTGGGCGAGGACGGCCGCGATGCCGGCTTCCTGCGCGCGGCGGCGGCCATCTCGGCCCCGCTGGACCTCGCGGCGGGCGGCGCGGCGCTGTCCAGCGGCTTCAACATGCTCTACACGCGGATGTTTCTGCAGACGCTCAAGCGCAAGTCGCTGGCCAAACTGGACCAGTTCCCGGGCCTGTTCGACCGCGACGCGATGCTGCGCAGCCGCGACCTGTACGCGTTCGACAACATCGTCACCGCGCCGCTGCACGGCTTCAAGGACACCGACGACTACTGGGCGCGCGCGGCCAGCAAGCCGATCCTGGGCGAGATCCGCATTCCGACGCTGGTGCTGAACGCCCGCAACGACCCGTTCCTGCCGGGCCGGCACCTGCCCGGGCCGGCCGACGTCAGCGCCGACGTGCTGCTGGAGCAGCCCGAACACGGCGGCCACGTGGGCTTCATGACGCCGCGTGGCGGCCTGCTGGGCCAGTTGCCGCTGCTGCCGCTGGCCGGGCACATCGACTGGCTGCCGGGGCGCATCCTGGGCTTCTTCGACAGCGTCGGCATACAGGGGGAGACATCATGGACGAGGTAG
- a CDS encoding response regulator transcription factor encodes MPNALVIDPHAAIREAVHGALTAQAGFREVRLAPGGSTALLALRERAADLVVTDLQLDDVPGDAVLEEVVSSWPETRVLVVSAQRRAAERALLAGAHGFIDKNNGLDGLVDAVRALMGGYAAFPLKALPTFRRAATNPADPRTLLSRRELTVLRFLAAGHSNKSVSMVLNISNKTVSSHKASIMAKLGLSSLIDLAEFARIHRLAPPEVVPPPLPRVRGHGGLAP; translated from the coding sequence ATGCCGAATGCCCTCGTTATCGATCCCCACGCCGCCATCCGCGAGGCCGTCCATGGCGCGCTGACGGCGCAGGCCGGGTTCCGGGAAGTCCGCCTGGCCCCTGGCGGGTCCACTGCCCTGCTGGCGCTGCGCGAGCGTGCCGCCGACCTTGTGGTCACGGACCTCCAGCTCGACGATGTGCCCGGCGACGCCGTGCTGGAGGAAGTGGTATCGAGCTGGCCGGAAACACGCGTGCTGGTGGTTTCCGCGCAGCGGCGGGCGGCCGAGCGGGCGCTGCTGGCCGGCGCGCATGGCTTCATCGACAAGAACAACGGGCTGGACGGGCTGGTCGATGCGGTGCGGGCGCTGATGGGCGGGTACGCCGCCTTTCCGCTGAAGGCGCTGCCCACGTTCCGGCGCGCGGCCACGAATCCGGCCGATCCGCGCACGCTGCTGAGCCGGCGCGAGCTGACGGTGCTGCGGTTCCTGGCGGCCGGGCACTCGAACAAGTCAGTGTCGATGGTGCTGAACATCAGCAACAAGACCGTCAGTTCGCACAAGGCCAGCATCATGGCCAAGCTGGGGCTCAGTTCGCTGATCGACCTGGCCGAGTTTGCGCGGATCCACCGGCTGGCGCCGCCCGAGGTAGTGCCGCCGCCGCTGCCGCGCGTGCGGGGCCACGGCGGGCTGGCGCCCTAG
- a CDS encoding beta-barrel assembly-enhancing protease, with translation MRASHPTRALAAALVLTMSAPAWPQGAASAPQPARPGAAAAANARLAAAGVSPAQGGAPLPTPKLNNALNGQVDGGVSDQVYDNLNRSVRAGQKSEFGLRSGNTVVESAGLQLPDLGDPSTASLSPDMEKRLGDRIMRSIRRDPDYVSDPLLNDYLNALGYRLVQAARRLNVAGSNGSGTFATGFEMFGVRDRSINAFAMPGGYIGVHTGLLVQSDTESELASVLGHEIGHVMQRHIARGITSQDQSMWIALASMVLAGLAATKSGDAAAALALGGQGAAVANQLSFSRGAEREADRVGFQIMTAAGFDPQGMPDFFQRLQRVMGISDNSVPAYVRTHPLTSERIADMQDRVRHVSARKVGNTPDYEFARVRAAVLQSPTPNDLRNLLANFRAQVPGAPAMRLPAVYYGIAFASQKLGRFADADKALAEARRLYGTIPGATSGTPMLDVMAVELARGEGRSQDALTQASATLRAFPLSHAAAVTYADTLLAANRLDDAVTFLRSRTREESGRSEWWEMLARAYAAQGKRLQQHQALAEKYAMDGSYQAAIEQLQIARKAGDGDFYTLSEVDARLHQLQLQYKEDRQDSKGMPN, from the coding sequence ATGCGTGCGTCACATCCGACGCGCGCGCTGGCGGCTGCGCTCGTGCTGACGATGTCGGCGCCGGCCTGGCCGCAGGGCGCGGCGTCGGCGCCGCAGCCGGCCCGGCCCGGCGCGGCGGCGGCCGCCAATGCGCGGCTGGCTGCCGCCGGGGTGTCGCCGGCGCAGGGTGGCGCGCCGCTGCCGACGCCCAAGCTGAACAACGCGCTGAATGGCCAGGTCGATGGCGGCGTCAGCGACCAGGTCTACGACAACCTCAACCGCAGCGTCCGGGCCGGCCAGAAATCAGAATTCGGCCTGCGCAGCGGCAATACCGTGGTGGAGAGCGCCGGGCTGCAGTTGCCGGACCTGGGCGATCCGTCCACGGCGTCGCTGTCGCCGGACATGGAAAAGCGGCTCGGCGACCGCATCATGCGCAGCATCCGGCGCGACCCCGACTACGTGTCCGACCCCCTGCTCAACGACTACCTGAACGCGCTTGGCTACCGGCTGGTGCAGGCCGCGCGGCGGCTGAACGTGGCCGGGTCGAACGGTTCGGGCACCTTCGCCACGGGTTTCGAGATGTTCGGCGTGCGCGACCGGTCGATCAACGCGTTCGCCATGCCGGGCGGCTATATCGGCGTGCACACGGGGCTGCTGGTGCAGTCCGATACCGAGTCGGAACTCGCCTCGGTGCTGGGCCACGAAATCGGCCACGTGATGCAGCGGCACATCGCGCGCGGCATCACGAGCCAGGACCAGTCGATGTGGATTGCGCTGGCGTCGATGGTGCTGGCGGGCCTGGCCGCCACCAAGAGCGGCGACGCCGCGGCGGCGCTGGCGCTGGGCGGGCAGGGCGCGGCCGTTGCCAACCAGTTGTCGTTCTCGCGCGGCGCCGAGCGCGAGGCGGACCGCGTGGGCTTCCAGATCATGACGGCGGCCGGCTTCGACCCGCAGGGCATGCCCGATTTCTTCCAGCGGCTGCAGCGCGTGATGGGGATCTCGGACAACTCGGTGCCGGCCTACGTGCGCACCCACCCGCTGACGTCCGAGCGGATCGCCGACATGCAGGACCGCGTGCGCCATGTGTCGGCGCGCAAGGTCGGCAACACGCCCGACTACGAATTTGCCCGCGTGCGGGCGGCGGTGCTGCAATCGCCCACGCCCAACGACCTGCGCAACCTGCTGGCCAACTTCCGCGCCCAGGTGCCCGGCGCGCCGGCCATGCGGCTGCCGGCGGTGTACTACGGCATCGCGTTCGCCAGCCAGAAGCTGGGCCGCTTTGCGGACGCCGACAAGGCGCTGGCCGAGGCCCGCCGCCTCTACGGCACGATTCCCGGCGCCACGTCGGGCACGCCGATGCTGGACGTGATGGCGGTGGAACTGGCGCGCGGCGAGGGCCGCTCGCAGGACGCGCTGACGCAGGCATCGGCCACGCTCAGGGCGTTCCCGCTGTCGCACGCGGCCGCCGTGACCTACGCGGACACGCTGCTGGCCGCCAACCGGCTCGACGACGCCGTGACGTTCCTGCGCTCGCGCACGCGCGAGGAATCGGGCCGTTCGGAATGGTGGGAGATGCTGGCGCGCGCCTATGCCGCCCAGGGCAAGCGCCTGCAGCAGCATCAGGCACTGGCCGAAAAATACGCGATGGACGGCTCGTACCAGGCCGCCATCGAACAGCTCCAGATCGCCCGCAAGGCCGGCGACGGCGACTTCTACACGCTGTCCGAGGTCGACGCGCGGCTGCACCAGCTGCAACTGCAGTACAAGGAAGACCGCCAGGACAGCAAGGGGATGCCGAACTAG
- a CDS encoding DUF2946 family protein yields the protein MDEVVKQAMARWPNVPNCFGWLALDRRGQWRMRNEFAQQHGLSGDPIRHAALIGFIERNYTRDAHGAWYFQNGPQRVFVSLAYTPWVARLHNGALATSTGQAFTPSSCYVDEHGNVVLGGTVDGVPGEQAAVLHDHDLDAFSTTSDWHGEACGATLGVFHHDGRDIDIEPIVEAEVPKRFGFVREPVAG from the coding sequence ATGGACGAGGTAGTCAAGCAGGCCATGGCCCGCTGGCCCAACGTGCCGAACTGCTTCGGCTGGCTGGCGCTGGACCGGCGCGGCCAATGGCGCATGCGCAACGAGTTCGCGCAGCAGCACGGGCTGTCGGGCGACCCGATCCGCCACGCGGCGCTGATCGGCTTCATCGAGCGCAACTACACGCGCGACGCCCACGGCGCGTGGTACTTCCAGAACGGACCGCAGCGCGTGTTCGTGTCGCTGGCCTACACGCCGTGGGTGGCGCGGCTGCACAACGGCGCGCTGGCCACATCGACGGGACAGGCGTTCACGCCGTCGTCATGCTACGTCGACGAGCACGGCAACGTGGTGCTGGGCGGCACCGTGGACGGCGTGCCGGGCGAACAGGCCGCCGTGCTGCACGACCACGACCTCGACGCCTTCAGCACCACCAGCGACTGGCACGGCGAAGCCTGCGGCGCCACGCTGGGCGTCTTCCACCACGACGGCCGCGACATCGACATCGAACCCATCGTCGAGGCCGAGGTACCGAAGCGGTTCGGGTTCGTCAGGGAGCCGGTGGCGGGGTAG
- the moaC gene encoding cyclic pyranopterin monophosphate synthase MoaC, with product MSQLTHFDNAGQAHMVDVGNKANTHRVAVATGTITMLPDTFALVRDGTAKKGDVLGIARVAAIMATKRTADLIPLCHPIGLTRVAVDFALDAPSATIACIVRTETHGQTGVEMEALTGVQVALLTIYDMCKAVDRGMVIGNVKLLEKHGGKSGDWVAA from the coding sequence ATGAGTCAGCTTACCCATTTCGACAACGCCGGCCAGGCCCACATGGTCGACGTCGGCAACAAGGCCAACACCCACCGCGTGGCTGTGGCCACCGGCACCATCACGATGCTGCCGGACACCTTCGCGCTGGTCCGCGACGGCACGGCCAAGAAGGGCGACGTCCTGGGCATCGCCCGCGTGGCCGCCATCATGGCCACCAAGCGCACCGCCGACCTGATCCCGCTCTGCCACCCCATCGGCCTGACCCGCGTGGCCGTCGACTTCGCGCTGGACGCACCCAGCGCCACCATCGCCTGCATCGTCCGCACCGAAACCCACGGCCAGACCGGCGTGGAAATGGAAGCGCTGACGGGCGTACAGGTGGCCCTGCTGACGATCTACGACATGTGCAAGGCGGTGGATCGGGGGATGGTCATCGGCAACGTGAAGCTGCTGGAGAAGCATGGGGGGAAGTCGGGGGATTGGGTGGCGGCATAG